Below is a genomic region from Paraburkholderia sp. BL23I1N1.
CGTGAGGGTGATTTGACCCATGTGTTATCCCGTTTGGTCCTGCCGCGCGGCCTCGTCACGTCGCCCGATTGCATCCGGACCCAGTAAGACGCGACGCCAAATGCCGGCGCGGTTGATTCCTGCCTGTTGCCGCGTAACCAGCGGGATGCATCCCGACGAGCGGACCTCGACTGCATATCGGCGGAATTAAGGGAAACTTAAGGGTGCGCGAGGTTTTGGCCGTGGCTTTAGAGGGATGCGCCGCGTGTGAAGGCGGTGCGCGGGCCCCGTCGCCCCGTGCCGAGCCAGTTGCGCTCGGTGCCTATGGCGACGTGGGCGCCCGTTTTGCGCTCGACTTCATGCGATGCGTGCTTATTTAAGCACGACGCCTTGCCAGACAAAAAAAACCGTCAGGCCGACCGCAATGGTCAGGAGCGGCCGCCGCGTCAGCGCGCTGACGACGATGGCGGCCAGCGCCCCGACCAGTTGCGGATTGCGCCAGGTCAGTTCGGCGCTGGTGCCGTGCGGCGAGACCGCCATCGGGACGATGATTGCCGTCAGCACGGTAACGGGGACGAAGCCGAGCGCGGTGCGCACGAGCGGCGGAAACACCAGCCGGTCGCCGAGCACGAAGACGGCGGCGCGGATCACCCACGTAATGGCGGCCATGCCGAGGATCATAACGACGTAGTTCATTGCGACGCTCCCGCCGTTTCCTGCGAGGTTTCGCGCGAAGAATTTTGCGAAGATTCGCGATTTCCCCGTGTGCCTCGCCCAAATCGCGACGACGACAGCAGGACACCGATTGCCACGCCCGCGAACACGGCGCCGAGCAGGCCGAGCTTGTACGGCCATGCCTGCCAGAAGAAGGCCAATGTGCCCGCGGTGACGGCCGCCACGATATAGCGCAGCGCGACGAGTTGCGGCACGACGATCGCAATGAAGGTGGCGACCATCGCGAAATCGAGTCCGAGCGACTGCAAACCCGGAAAGGCCGCGCCGAACAGCAGGCCGGCGACGGTCCAGAGCTGCCAGTTCAGGTACATCGCCAGACCTGCGCCAAAGAAGTAGTGCGGGCCAACCGTGCCGGGCTCGCGATGCCGGTAGTGTTCCCACGCGACCGCGAAGACTTCGTCGGTGAGCAGTGCGCCGAGTGCCCAGCGCCAGCGCGGGGACAGATGCGCGACATACGGCGCGAGCGTCGCGCTGTACAGCACGTGACGCAGGTTGACGACGAGCGTGGTTGCCCAGATCACCGCAAAACTTGCGTGGCCGGCGATCAGGCCCAGCGCGATGAATTGCGCGGAGCCGGCGAACACGACAAGCGACATCAACTGCCCGTGCCATAGATGCAGCGGGCCGGACGCGACCAGGGTGCCGAAGATCACGCCGAAGGGCGCCGCGCCGACCATCATGGGGATGATGTCGCGCGCGCCGGCGGTGAATTCTTTTAAATGGCCTGTGCCTGAGGGCTGGCCGGGATTGGAATGGGTCAATCTTGCCTCCTTGATGCGGGAAGCATAGCGAGTGGAGGTGGGCGGGGCTTGTACGTTCTTGCGGTGGGTGCGCAGATGTCGTGGCCGATGGTTGTGGACGGCCGAGACGGTGCAATTTGCGAGGCGGCTGGCGGTGGGGCGAATCGGAGGCGCCTCAAAAGAGGTGGGTCCGGAGATTGCATTGCCGAACTGCCAGCACGGGGTGCTGGCGTCCTATCTTCCCGCGAATCCTGCCCTTAACCGTCTTGCCAACGTCCCGGCGGCACGCCGAACATGCGCCGGAAATGCCGCGTGAAATGGCTCTGGTCCGTGAAGCCGCTGGCCGCGGCGACATCCGTCACGGAAACACCCGCTCGTAAAGGTGCGAGTGCGCGTTGCAAGCGCACCTGGTTGCGCCACGCATGCGGCGGCAAGCCGGTTGTTTGTGTGAATAGGCGTGCGGCGTGAAATGGCGACAGTCCCGCCGCCTGTGCTACTTCAGCCAGCGTGACGGGCTCCGCGAGGTCACCCGTCAAGCGCTCCTGCATGGTTGCGATGCGGGCGTCGTCGGCGGCGAGGCGCGTCGGTTCCGGTTGCGTTTGCGAGTAGCGAACCAGCAAGGTGGACAACGCGTCGAGCATCGCGGCCTCGGCGGCGAGCGGATCGTCGCCGGCTTCCAGCAGACGGTGCGCACGCGCCAGCCGCTGCGCCAGATCGGGATCGCGGATCACGCCCGGCGCAAACCACGGCAAGGCTTGTGACTGGCCGGCGACCTCGTTGGCAAGCTCGTGGAGGAATGCCACCGGCGCATACATCACGCGATACCGCCAGCCTGCCTCGACAGCCTTCGACCCCGTGTGCAACTCGCCGGGATTGATGATCGGCACGCTGCCCGCTTCGGCGACATAGTCCGAGCCGCGATAACGATAGCCCTCGGCACCCGCGACAATCACCGGAATCGTGTACGCATCGTGCCAATGCGGCGCGAACTCGTGATCGTGATATTCGGCCGTGAGCAGATCCGCGCCGGGCAGAAGCGGCGTACGCCAGTAGCGGGCGGAATCCTGGAAGCGATGGGCTGTCATGGTGAACGTCGGGCGATCTGGCGGTCCGGCAGGGTTCTTCAGTGTAGCGCGCAGTGGCTGCAGCCGGTGCGACTGCGTGGCCGCCTTTGCGCAGTGAGTTTTGCCGTAGGACGGCGATTATTTGACGGGGATCGTCGTGCCGGCCGGTATCGGCACGGCGCTCACACCGTTTTTCGCGCTGCCGCTGACGATGCGGTCGCTGTAGGTCATGTACACCAGCGTGTTGCGCTTCGCGTCGACAATCCGTACCACATGCAGCGATTTGAAAATTAGCGACATGCTCACGGAGAACACGTCGGCCTGCTTTTTCACCGGTCCTGTGAAGCGAATTTCGCCGACCTGACGGCAGGCAATCGACGCTTCGGTCGGATCTTCGGCGATGCCGAGCGTGCCCTTGACGCCGCCGGTGCGCGCCCGCGACACGTAACAGGTCACGCCCTGGACGAGCGGATCGTCATAGGCCTCGACGACTACGCGGTCGGAACCTGTCACGCGGAAGTTGGTGTTGACGCTGCCGACTTCTTCGCTGTGTGCCGGAGACAGCAGCAGGGCGGTAGTGACGGCAAGCGCGATGCGCAGCAAGGTCGATTTCATGAGATGGCCGGGAATGAGCGTTTGGGTTGGGCGCGAGAGGGTGTTGCGCCGGTAAAACACCATCGTATATCGGTGTGCTCGTTAGAGGGTCAGTGCAGTTGTCCCGGGGTCATGGGTGATCTCCTGGCCGGAACGAATGGTCGTTCCCCGACACCGCTATTCGATCCGGCGTTGAAGCACATCAGACCAGAACGCTAAGGGTAAAACGCCAAGCCAAAACAAAAAGGCCCGCACGAATGCGGGCCTTCCAAATTTTTTGGCTCCTCGACCTGGGCTCGAACCAGGGACCTACGGATTAACAGTCCGGCGCTCTACCGACTGAGCTATCGAGGAACAGCAGTACAACTTGATCTACATAAAAAAGCCCGTATTGGTTAACGGGCTTTTGCAATTCTTGGCTCCTCGACCTGGGCTCGAACCAGGGACCTACGGATTAACAGTCCGGCGCTCTACCGACTGAGCTATCGAGGAACAGAACAACAAACAGCAGAGAAACGAAATTGTAGGGGCAGCTCAGGCACCTGTCAATACCTTGCGTACATCTCGAATTGCGTCAGATTCGGCAAGGCGGGAGGCAGGTTACGCCGCTCAACGTGCGAGCAGGGCCAGCTTTTCCTTCACGTCCTTGAATTCGTCGGCTTCAGGCAGCGGCGCCTTAGTCTTGGTGATGCTCGGCCAGTTCTTCGCCAGATCGGCATTCAGCTCGATGAAGTTCTGCTGGTCGCCCGGCACGTCTTCTTCGGCATAAATGGCATTCACCGGGCACTCGGCCACGCACACGGCGCAGTCGATGCATTCATCGGGGTCGATCGCGAGGAAGTTGGGACCTTCGCGAAAGCAGTCCACCGGGCACACATCGACGCAGTCGGTATAGCGGCACTTGATGCAGCTTTCGGTCACAACGTGAGTCATTCAGGCAGCTCCTGCATGCAGAATCAGGGAAGGCGAAACGCCAAAAGCGGTATTGTAACGTAACGTCAAGAGCCGCATACGGCATCGGGCAACGGCTTTTATACGTTTTCGTGATTAGTTTATGGCGTCCGGCACAGCGCCCGCCGGCGCGCTGAATCCGGGCGCATTCGGGTAACATGCGTCAGGTCGGCGCGCACGGGGCGCGCCGACCGCGCATGGGTTGACGCGGTTGGTCGAGCCAGGCTTTCCGTTTTTCTTGCAGTCCAGTTCGCACCATCATGATTATTACTTCGCTGCTCGACACCGATCTGTACAAGTTCACGATGATGCAAGTGGTGTTGCATCACTTTCCCGCGGCGAATGTCGAGTACCGGTTTCGCTGCCGCACGCCGAATGTCGACCTCGTGCCGTACATCGGCGAGATTCGCGATGAAGTGCGCAAGCTCTGCGATCTGCGCTTCACCGACGACGAGCTCGATTATCTGCGGCGCATGCGCTTCATCAAGGGCGACTTCATCGAGTTCCTCGCGCTGTTTCATCTGAACGAGAAATACATTTCGATCGAACCGTCGCCGAAGGGCAATGGCGAAATCGACATCGAGATCAAGGGGCCGTGGCTGCACACGATCCTGTTTGAGATCCCGATGCTCGCGATCGTCAACGAGGTGTACTTCCGCAACACCCAGCAAAAGCCCGATTACAGCGAAGGGCGCGGCCGTCTCGTCGAGAAGATCAAGCTGCTGGGCGCGCGCCCGGAATTCGCCGACTGCAAGATCGCCGACTATGGCACGCGCCGCCGCTTCTCGAAGCAATGGCACGAAGAAGTGATCCTCACGCTGAAAGATGGCTTGGGCGAACAATTCGCCGGCACCAGCAACGTCTTCTACGCGATGAAGCACAGCCTCACGCCGCTCGGCACTATGGCGCATGAATACCTGCAGGCGTGTCAGGCGCTCGGTCCGCGGCTGCGCGATTCGCAAATCTACGGCTTCGAAATGTGGGCCAAGGAGTATCGCGGCGACCTGGGTATCGCGCTGTCGGACGTGTACGGCATGGAGGCGTTCCTGCGCGACTTCGACATGTACTTCTGCAAGCTGTTCGACGGCGCGCGCCACGATTCCGGCGATCCGTTCGACTGGGGCGAACGCCTGCTCAAGCACTACGAGGCGAACCGGTGCGACCCGCGCACCAAGATCCTCGTGTTCTCCGACGCGCTCGACATTCCGAAGGTGCTGCAACTGTACGAGCGTTTCCGTGGCCGCTGCAAGCTGGCATTCGGTGTAGGAACCAATCTGACAAACGACCTGGGCTACAACCCGTTGCAGATCGTCATCAAGATGGTTCGCTGCAACGGTCAGCCAGTGGCGAAGCTGTCGGATTCGCCGGGCAAGAACATGTGCGAAGACAAGGCCTATCTCGCGTATCTGCGCCAGGTGTTCGGCATTGCGCAGCCCGAGGAGGACGCTGCGAAGTAACGCGGCGCCTGCTCGGATATTGCCGGAATATCGCGCAGGCCGTGTGCCCGATACGCGGCACCTGGCCGTTCGGCCAGGGTGGTCGCGCGCAGGGCGGCCGGTATAATCCTCGCCATATCGCACGGCTGTCGACACGAGGATTTCGCATATGGATACATCGATTGCCCTCCGTAATATCCTGGCGCGCATCCGCGCGGCGCAGGGGCGCGAACCCGAGCCGTCCGCTTCCGAACGCGAGGCGGCCGAGGATTATCTGGCGCGCCATCCGCCGGGCCCGCGCCCGGAAATGCCGGCCGATCTGACCACGCGCTTCATTGAAGAAGCGCAAAAAATGGCCACCACGGTCGATACGGTCGAAACGCTGAGCGAGGTGCCTGCCGCCGCGTATCGCTACCTCACTGAACACGCTTTGCCGCTGCAGGCGATTGCATGGCAAGCGCTGCAAGATCTGCATTGGGCCGAAGCCGGCCTCAACGTCGAATTTCGCAAGCCTGAAGACGGCGACGTGGTCGGGCTCACCGGTTGCTTCTGCGCGACCGCGGAGACCGGCACGCTCGTTCTGCTATCCGGGCCGCAAACCTATGCATCGGCCGGCTTGCTGCCGGAAACGCACATTGCGATCGTGCCGGCTTCGCGCATTGTCTCCGGACATGAAGAGGCGTTCGGCCTGATCCGTAGTGAACGCGGCGAACTTCCGCGTGCGGTCAATTTCATCTCCGGGCCGTCGCGCACTGGGGATATCGAACAGACTATCGTGCTTGGCGCACATGGACCGTACCGGGTGCATGTGATCGTCGTACGTGGCGCCTGAGCGCGGCGAGCGGCTGGGTCTCCCGTCGCGCGTCGTTACTCGTGCAAACAAGGACTTCAAGAATATGAAACGACATGCCGTGTGGGCGAGCATGATGCTCGCCGCTGCTCTGACGCTGGCCGGATGGCCTCAACTTGCATCGGCGGCCACGCTTGACGGCGCGACCTTGTCGGCGCTGTGGGGCTTGCCCTTTGCAGGTGTGCTGTTGTCGATCGCGGTGTTTCCGTTGGTCGCGCCGGCATTCTGGCATCACCATTTCGGCAAGATCGCGGTAGCGTGGGCGTTGCTGTTTCTGGTGCCGTTTGCGCTGACGTTCGGGACGGGCGTTGCATTCGGTACGCTGGTCCATGCGGTGCTCGAAGAATACATTCCGTTCATCGTATTGCTGGCGGCGCTTTATACGGTCGCAGGCGGCATCTGTGTGCGCGGCAATCTGCATGGCACGCCGCGGCTCAATACCGGCATTCTCGCGCTCGGCACCCTGTTGGCCAGCATCATGGGTACGACCGGTGCGGCGATGCTGCTGATCCGCCCGTTGCTGCGCGCTAACGACAACCGCAAGCACGTCGTTCATGTGGTGGTGTTCTTCATCTTTCTGGTAGCAAACGCGGGCGGCTCGTTGTCGCCGCTTGGCGACCCGCCGCTTTTTCTCGGCTTCCTGCAGGGTGTCAGTTTCTTCTGGACCACCACGCATCTGGCGCTGCCGATGCTGTTCGTCTGCGTGGTGCTGCTCGTCGCGTTCTATGCCTTGGATTCGTTCTATTTTCATCGGCGTGAAGAAGAGCGTTCGCGCTTTCTCGATCCGACGCCGGATTCGTCTCCGCTGGGTGTCGACGGCAAGATCAACTTCGTGCTTCTCGCGGCCGTGATTGCACTGGTATTGATGAGCGGACTCTGGAAGCCGGGCGTCGAGTTCGATGTCTTCGGTACGCACGTCGCGTTGCAAAATGCCGTGCGCGATGTCGCGCTGCTCGGCGTCACCTTGCTCTCGCTGGTGTTGACGCCGCGCGCGGCACGCGCGGGCAATGACTTCAACTGGGCACCGATCGAAGAGGTCGCGAAACTGTTTGCCGGCATCTTCGTGACGATCGCGCCGGTCATCACGATCCTGCGTGCCGGCGAGTCGGGCGCGTTCGCCGGCATCGTCCACCTGGTCAACCCTGCTGGCCAGCCGCACGACTTGATGTATTTCTGGGCAACCGGCCTGCTATCGTCATTTCTCGACAATGCGCCGACGTACCTAGTGTTCTTCAACCTGGCCGGCGGCGACGCGCAGACGCTGATGACCACTGGCGCTTCCACGCTTGCGGCGATCTCCGCCGGCGCGGTCTTCATGGGCGCCAACACGTATATCGGCAATGCCCCGAACTTCATGGTGAAAGCGATCGCGGAGTCGCGCGGCGTCCGCATGCCGAGCTTTTTTTCGTATCTCGGCTGGTCGGTTGTCGTGTTGATGCCGGTGTTTATCGTCGCCGGCTGGCTGTTTTTTTGACGCCGGGTTTCACGCCTGTTTCTGACGCCGAGGCCATAGAACTCGACGCGCTATTCGGAGAATTGCAATGAAGAAGATCCTCGTCGCCCGCCCGATCTTTCCCGATGTGATCGAACGGCTCAAACAGTATTTCGACGTCGACTGGCACCAGGGCGACGTGCTGCCCGTAGACGAACTGACGCGCCGTCTCGTGGATAAGGACGGCGCACTGACCGCGGGAGATCCGGTCGGTGCAGCGGTACTCGCCGCGGCGCCGCGTCTGCGCGTGGTGTCGAACATGGCGGTGGGCTATAACAACTTCGACATGGCCGCGTTCAACGCGGCGAACGTACTCGGTACCAATACGCCAGACGTGCTGAACGAATCGACCGCGGATTTCGGCTGGGCGCTGATGATGGCCGCGGCACGCCGTATGGCCGAATCGGAGCATTGGCTGCGCGCGGGGAAATGGCAGAAATGGACCTATGACGGTTTCCTCGGCACGGACATCTACGGCTCGACACTCGGCGTGATCGGCATGGGCCGGATCGGGCAGGCGCTGGCGCGTCGCGCGAAGGGCTTCAACATGCAGGTGATCTACCACAACCGTTCGCGCGTCGCACCGGAGATCGAAGCGGAGTTGAACGCGGAATATGCGTCCAAGCAGGACCTGCTGAAACGCGCCGATCACGTGGTGCTCGTCCTGCCGTACACGAAGGAAAACCATCACACGATCGGCACCGCCGAACTCGCGCAGATGAAGCCAACCGCAACGCTCACCAACATCGCACGCGGGGGCATCGTCGACGACGCGGCGCTGGTCAAGGCGCTACGCACGAAACAGATCGCCGCGGCGGGGCTGGATGTTTACGAAGGCGAACCGAATCTGAATCCGGATCTGCTGACGGTGCCGAATGTCGTCCTGACGCCGCACATCGCCAGCGCGACTGAAGCAACGCGCCGGGCCATGGCGAACCTCGCCGCAGACAATCTGATCGCGGCGCTGGGCGAAGGGCCGCGCGCCGGCCGGCCGCCGAATCCGATCAACCCCGACGTCATCGGCAAGGCGCGTTCATGACAATGATTCTGGTGGCGGCCGTTGCAGTGCTGGCGGTCGCCTTGGTCATCGCGTTGTCATTGCTGATGCGCGGCAATAGCCGCGCTGACGGAGACGAGCAGTTCGAGATTCTCAGCGAACGTATCGACGCGGCGGCAGATGCGCAGTCGCACGCCTATGAGCGGCTCGAGCGGCAGCTACGCAACGACATCACCGAAACGGCGCGCGTTTCGCGTACCGAGCAGAGCAGTGGCTTCGCGCACTTCCAGCAAACGCTGGCATCGCAATTCAGCAGTATGACGACGGTGCAGGGCGGCAAGATCGACGGTTTCGCGCAGCAACTCGACGCGGTCCGTCACAGCCTGCAGCAACAGGCGCAGCAGGCGCGCGACGAGCAAGGGCGCACGCTCAAGCAGTTCGGCGAAACACTGACCTTGCAACTGGGGCAGCTCACCGAGGCGAACGATCGTCGGTTTGCCGAAGTGCGCGCGACCATCGAGCAGCGGTTGAAAGATATCGAGGCGAACAACTCGACCAAGCTCGAAGAAATGCGCCGCACTGTCGACGAAAAATTGCACGCCACGCTTGAACAACGCCTGGGCGAATCGTTCAAGCTGGTGTCGGACCGGCTGGAGCAAGTGCATCGCGGTCTCGGAGAAATGCAGACGCTGGCTGCGGGCGTCGGCGATCTGAAGAAGGTGCTGACCAACGTCAAAACGCGCGGCACCTGGGGCGAAGTGCAGCTCGAAGCGCTACTGGAACAACTGCTTACGGCGGACCAATACGCGAAGAACGTCGCGACGGTGCCGAAGAGCGCCGACCGCGTCGAATTCGCGATCAAACTGCCGGGCCGTGCCGAGACGGGTGAATCGGCTACGCCGGTCTGGCTGCCGATCGACGCCAAGTTCCCGCGCGAAGACTACGAGCGGCTGATCGAGGCACAGGAACGTGCCGATTCTGTCGCCGTGGAAGAAGCGTCGCGCGCGCTCGAAGCGCGGATACGCGCTGAGGCGCGCACGATCGCGGAAAAGTATGTGTCGCCGCCGCACACCACGGATTTCGCGCTGCTGTTCCTGCCAACCGAAGGCCTGTACGCGGAAGTCCTGCGTCGGCCCGGCCTGACGGATCTGCTGCAACGCGACTACCGTGTGACGATTGCCGGCCCGACCACGCTCACCGCGTTGCTCAATAGTTTACAGATGGGTTTTCGCACGCTCGCGATCGAGAGGCGGTCGAGCGAGGTATGGCAAGTGCTCGGCGCGGTGAAAACAGAGTTCGGCAAGTTCGGCGACGTGCTGGCAAAAACCAAGGCGCAGCTTGAAACCGTGACGCGCTCGATCGAAGCCGCGGAAACACGCACTCGAGTCATGAATCGCAAGCTGCGTGACGTGGAGGCCTTGCCGGGCGAAGAAGCGAGCGGCTTGCTCGGCGATGCGCTATCGGGCGTGGATCCCGATGAGCAGTAGAGGACACTAGAGACGGACGGGGTTGTCCGGATCAGGCAGCGGCGCCTGCGGCCAGTCGTTCCAGCGCGTCGCCCGTCAGGCGCACGACACGCCAATCCGGCATCACCGTCGCGCCCAGCTTCTCGTAGAAACTAATGGCCTGCTTGTTCCAGTCAAGCACGGTCCATTCAAAGCGCCCGCACTGCCGCTCGACGGCCAGCGCCGCCAGCCGGGCGAGCATGGCGGCACCTAGACCGCTGCCGCGCTGACCTGGTTGCACGTAGATATCTTCGAGATACAGCCCGCGTTTGCCGGCGAAGCTCGAGTAATTGTGGAAGAACAGCGCATAGCCGACGATGCGTTCTTCGTTTTCCGCCACCAGCGCTTCGATCGAGGGCCGCGCGCCGAACAGTGCGTCACGCAAACCGTCTTCGGTCGCGACAAATACGTGCGTGAGGCTTTCGAATTCAGCCAGCTCGTACGTCAGCGCGAAGATCGCACCCGTATCCGCAGGCGTCGCGGCGCGAATCGTCGCGGTCATTACGTTTCTTCCGGCGCGTCGGTGAGCTGGATTTCGATGCCGCCAAAGCGCGACGCCACCCAGTTGTACGCGTGGCAGGCAATCCACAGCAGAACGAAGCCGAGAATCGCATTCAGCAGTAGCGCGCTGAACACCGTGCTCAATTCGACCGAGCCGTAACGGATGAACGCCACCAGCACGCCGAGCAGCACGATCGGCACCGAGAATGTCAGGTACACGAGGATAAGCGCTTTGGCCGTTTGTCCCGGTGCAATGAACGAGATCTGTTTTTTCATGTAAGTCAAACCCGTGTGTCGTAGTGGTAATGAGTGAGGCCGCAAATGAAGCCGCAAATCAGGCTGCGGAAAAGCGGCAGCGAAAGCGTTCTGTCAGGCGTCAGATAAGACCGTCGAACAGCATGATATCGACGTGCTCGCCCTCGGCAATATCGGCTTCATCGTGCCCGAGAACGATGAAACAATTTGCTTCGCTCATCGAACTCAGCACGCCCGAACTTTGCGAGCTGGTTGGCGTGACCTGCCATTGGCCGTGCGCGTCCTGCCCGGCGACGCCGCGCTGGTACTCGGTGCGCCCGGCGCGCTTGCGGATGACCTGGCGGCTGGCGGCGCGCAGCACCGGCAGTGCCTGCGGCGTTGCGCCGGCCATCAGCAGCAGCGCTTCGCGCACGATCTGGTAGAACGTGACCATCACGGCCACTGGATTGCCCGGCAAGCCAAAGAATAACGCGGGCAGCCCGAGACCCGGATGGTCCCCTGACCAGACGCGGCCAAAAGCGAGCGGCCGGCCTGGGCGCATGGCAAGACTCCAGAACGCGACGTCGCCGAATGTCTGTAGCAATTGCTTGGTGAAATCCGCCTCGCCGACCGAGACGCCGCCCGAGGTCAGCACCACGTCGGCGCTGGCCGCGGCGCTGCGCAACGCGGCTTCGAGCGCGGCGGGTTCGTCGCGTACGACGCCGAGATCGAGCGTATCCATGTTCAGGCGCCGGAGCATCGCAAACAGCGTGTAGCGATTGCTGTCATACACCGAACCCGGGTCGAGCGGTTCGCCGAGCAAGCGCAATTCGTCACCGGTGGAGAAAAATGCGACGCGCAAGCGCCGCCGCACGTTGACTTCGCCCATGCCGAGCGATGCCAGCAAACCGAGGTCCGACGCGCGCATGATCCGGCCGGCGCGTAGCGCGGCATGGCCACGGGCGAGGTCTTCGCCGGCGAGGCGCCGGTTGGCGCCGGCCCGCACGGCGTTGGCCGCAAAACGGATCGAGGTGGAATCGGCGCTGCGCTCAACCAGCTCCTGCGGCACGACGGTGTCGCAGCCGGCCGGCATGCAGGCGCCCGTCATGACACGTACGCATTGCGTCTCGTTGACGCGGCCCGCGAACGGATGACCGGCCAGTGCTTTGCCGACGATTGTCAAATCGACCGTGGACGCATTGGATGCCAGGGCCGCGCGACTGAACGCGTAGCCGTCCATGGCCGAGTTGTCGTGCGAAGGGACGTCGATTGGCGAGACGATGTCGGCCGCCAGCACTCGGTCGAGCGCATCGCGCAAGGGCACGCGTTCGACCGCCGCGATCGGCGTTGCCCATTGACGGACGATCGCCTGGGCAGCCGAAACAGGTAGCGCGTGAGGATCGTACTGCGCGACGCAGCGGGAAAATTCGTTAAGCGTGGTCATGAAGGGCTGGGCGTCGCGACCGGAGGCGGGTGCGGCTGTTGCTGTGCGGCCGGAGCGTGATTTCAACCGGGGCCTCAGCAACGCTCGAGGTCGGCGAGTTCTTGTAACGAATTGATATTGTAAAACGCGCGCTCGTCGGCAAAGGCGACTTCGACCGTCTTGTGGCGCGCGTACCACGCGCGGACCTTGCGCTCCCCGGCTTCCAGAAAGGCCGCCAGGTCGTCTGCGAGACTCGTGTGCAGCAACGCGAACACGGGATGGAGCGACACGTGGCCTTCGGCGTCGGTGGTCGTGACGGTGGCGATATCGGCCTGATTCGAGTCGAGTGCCTGCGCGAGGCCCAGGGCGAGATCGGCCGGCAGTCCGGGCGTATCGCAGGGCGCGCTTAGCACGTAAGCAGTACCGGCTGCACGCAGCCCGGCGAGCAGACCCGCCAGCGGTCCGGGAAAACCGGGCAGGGTATCGGCAAGCACCTTGGCGCCGAACGGCGCGCCGAGTGCGCCGTAGACGTCAGGGTGACGATTGGCGCTGATCAGCAGGGCGCCGGTTTGCAGCGCAAGCCGCTTCAGCACGTGGGAGGCAAGCGGCTCGCCGTGCAGCGTTTGCAGTCCCTTGTCAACACCGCCCATGCGCATGCCGCGTCCGCCCGCGAGGACCAGACCGGTGATGTGTTCGCGTGCCGGGTTCATGGGCTCGGCCGTTCTAGCCGCCGATGTACGACATTTCCACGCGGCGGCCGTCCTGCTCGCGCGGCGCGGCTGCGTTGCTGCCGCGTAATTGCGAATAGCGGTCGCCGCGGTCTTGCCAGATTTCGGCGACGGCGGTGGCGATATCGGCGTCGCTCGCGCCGCTGCGCAGCAAGGCGCGCAGATCGTGACCGGACGACGCGAACAGGCACAGGTACAGCTTGCCCTCCGTCGACAGGCGCGCGCGCGTACAACTACCGCAGAACGCCCGCGTCACGCTCGAAATCACGCCGATCTCGCCGCTGCCGTGCACGTAACCCCAGCGCTGGGCGGTCTCGGCTGCGCTATGCGCTTCGAGCGGCACGAGCGGGAAAAGCTCGGCGATGCGCGTCACGACGTCGGCGGAAGGCAGCACTTCGGTCATGTTCCAGCCGTTCGACGTGCCCACATCCATGTACTCGATAAAGCGCAGCACCGCGCCTGAGCCTTTGAAGTGACGCGCCATCGGCACGATTTCGCTGTCATTCGTGCCGCGCTTGACCACCATATTGA
It encodes:
- a CDS encoding DNA recombination protein RmuC, coding for MTMILVAAVAVLAVALVIALSLLMRGNSRADGDEQFEILSERIDAAADAQSHAYERLERQLRNDITETARVSRTEQSSGFAHFQQTLASQFSSMTTVQGGKIDGFAQQLDAVRHSLQQQAQQARDEQGRTLKQFGETLTLQLGQLTEANDRRFAEVRATIEQRLKDIEANNSTKLEEMRRTVDEKLHATLEQRLGESFKLVSDRLEQVHRGLGEMQTLAAGVGDLKKVLTNVKTRGTWGEVQLEALLEQLLTADQYAKNVATVPKSADRVEFAIKLPGRAETGESATPVWLPIDAKFPREDYERLIEAQERADSVAVEEASRALEARIRAEARTIAEKYVSPPHTTDFALLFLPTEGLYAEVLRRPGLTDLLQRDYRVTIAGPTTLTALLNSLQMGFRTLAIERRSSEVWQVLGAVKTEFGKFGDVLAKTKAQLETVTRSIEAAETRTRVMNRKLRDVEALPGEEASGLLGDALSGVDPDEQ
- a CDS encoding sodium:proton antiporter; translation: MKRHAVWASMMLAAALTLAGWPQLASAATLDGATLSALWGLPFAGVLLSIAVFPLVAPAFWHHHFGKIAVAWALLFLVPFALTFGTGVAFGTLVHAVLEEYIPFIVLLAALYTVAGGICVRGNLHGTPRLNTGILALGTLLASIMGTTGAAMLLIRPLLRANDNRKHVVHVVVFFIFLVANAGGSLSPLGDPPLFLGFLQGVSFFWTTTHLALPMLFVCVVLLVAFYALDSFYFHRREEERSRFLDPTPDSSPLGVDGKINFVLLAAVIALVLMSGLWKPGVEFDVFGTHVALQNAVRDVALLGVTLLSLVLTPRAARAGNDFNWAPIEEVAKLFAGIFVTIAPVITILRAGESGAFAGIVHLVNPAGQPHDLMYFWATGLLSSFLDNAPTYLVFFNLAGGDAQTLMTTGASTLAAISAGAVFMGANTYIGNAPNFMVKAIAESRGVRMPSFFSYLGWSVVVLMPVFIVAGWLFF
- a CDS encoding D-glycerate dehydrogenase, yielding MKKILVARPIFPDVIERLKQYFDVDWHQGDVLPVDELTRRLVDKDGALTAGDPVGAAVLAAAPRLRVVSNMAVGYNNFDMAAFNAANVLGTNTPDVLNESTADFGWALMMAAARRMAESEHWLRAGKWQKWTYDGFLGTDIYGSTLGVIGMGRIGQALARRAKGFNMQVIYHNRSRVAPEIEAELNAEYASKQDLLKRADHVVLVLPYTKENHHTIGTAELAQMKPTATLTNIARGGIVDDAALVKALRTKQIAAAGLDVYEGEPNLNPDLLTVPNVVLTPHIASATEATRRAMANLAADNLIAALGEGPRAGRPPNPINPDVIGKARS
- the mobA gene encoding molybdenum cofactor guanylyltransferase MobA — protein: MNPAREHITGLVLAGGRGMRMGGVDKGLQTLHGEPLASHVLKRLALQTGALLISANRHPDVYGALGAPFGAKVLADTLPGFPGPLAGLLAGLRAAGTAYVLSAPCDTPGLPADLALGLAQALDSNQADIATVTTTDAEGHVSLHPVFALLHTSLADDLAAFLEAGERKVRAWYARHKTVEVAFADERAFYNINSLQELADLERC
- a CDS encoding GNAT family N-acetyltransferase, yielding MTATIRAATPADTGAIFALTYELAEFESLTHVFVATEDGLRDALFGARPSIEALVAENEERIVGYALFFHNYSSFAGKRGLYLEDIYVQPGQRGSGLGAAMLARLAALAVERQCGRFEWTVLDWNKQAISFYEKLGATVMPDWRVVRLTGDALERLAAGAAA
- the glp gene encoding gephyrin-like molybdotransferase Glp, yielding MTTLNEFSRCVAQYDPHALPVSAAQAIVRQWATPIAAVERVPLRDALDRVLAADIVSPIDVPSHDNSAMDGYAFSRAALASNASTVDLTIVGKALAGHPFAGRVNETQCVRVMTGACMPAGCDTVVPQELVERSADSTSIRFAANAVRAGANRRLAGEDLARGHAALRAGRIMRASDLGLLASLGMGEVNVRRRLRVAFFSTGDELRLLGEPLDPGSVYDSNRYTLFAMLRRLNMDTLDLGVVRDEPAALEAALRSAAASADVVLTSGGVSVGEADFTKQLLQTFGDVAFWSLAMRPGRPLAFGRVWSGDHPGLGLPALFFGLPGNPVAVMVTFYQIVREALLLMAGATPQALPVLRAASRQVIRKRAGRTEYQRGVAGQDAHGQWQVTPTSSQSSGVLSSMSEANCFIVLGHDEADIAEGEHVDIMLFDGLI